The genomic region GCTGTGGAGGAAACGGGCAGGAACTCGGTCAGTCCCTGTGCGCTCCCTAAGATGATAGCTTCCAGTACGGACGTGAATACCATGCGTACCTAGTCCTTCTCGGACGCTTCCTTAGCCTGGTGTTTTTTGTGACTGCGGTATTCCAGAACGGCGGGGATCGCAGAGAGCACTAGGATGGCGCCAATGATGTACAGAATGTAGTGGTCTAGGTTTGGAATAACTTTGCCCAAGAAATACCCAAGGAGCGTCACGCTGAATACCCAGCCCACACCTCCTACGATGTTGTAGGTGAGGAAGGTGCGGTAGCGCATGTTGCTCATCCCAGCCAGGATTGGCGCAAAGGTACGGGCAAAGGGAACGAAGCGGGCGAGGACAATAGTGCGTGCGCCGTACTTGGTGTAAAAGTTGTGAGCCCGTTGCAAGTTACTTTTCTTAAAGAACTTGGAGTCTGGCTTATTGAAGAGGTTTGGCCCGACGCGGCGGCCAAAGGCGTAACCGACTGAATCGCCGGTAATGGCGGCGATGGTCATCGTAATGAGGAGCAAGGGGAGGTTGAAGAGTTCCTGCGATGCCAAAAACCCTAAGGTAATGAGCAGGCTGTCACCGGGAAGGAAAAAACCAATCAGCACACCAGACTCGGCAAACACAATCCCAAAAAGGGCAACATACGCAATGACGGCGCTCGAGCTCTTCAGAAATTCAGTAATCGCATCGGTGAGGAATTCCATATGGCATTAGTGTAGCAGTATTTCTTCTACTTCAGTGAGGGTGGTTATTTTCATGAGTCGCTGGCGTAGTTCGCGCGCGCCCTCAAACCCTTTGGTGTAATCCATAAGATGCTTGCGCATGCGAATGAAGGCCTTGCCCTCCATTACTTTGTCCAGGTAATGGGCATGCTCCAGGGCAACTGCCATTTTTTCTTCAAAGGAAGCCTCGTAGCCGGTGAAGAGCCAAGGGTTGCCGTACGTGGCACGGCCAACCAGGATGCCATCTACTCCGTACTGCTTAACGCGCTCCTCAGCATCCTCAAGCGATTGGACATCACCATTTCCCAGTGCGAGCGTATCAGTTGTATGGATAATCGCGGCGGCACGCGCAATGGCATCCCAGTCGGCAAGGCCGGTGTAGAGTTGCTTGAGCGTACGGCCGTGAATAGTAATCGCGGCAGGCTCCTCTTCCAGGAGATGGCGTACCCACTCTTCAATGACGATGTCGGTAACGCCTACCCGTGTTTTGACTGAAACAGGCAGGATGCGGCGGTCACCAGAGGAAAGCCCGAGTGATGCCCGGCGTACCTCAACTGCCTGGGCAATGTTCTCTGGCACCCCAATTTCCAATAAGGATGCTCCCTCGGCCCATTGGCGAATTCCTTCGCGAGTGGAGCGGATAATGGCCTTAGCGCGCGGAGGATCAAGGATAAGAGAAGCACCAGCCCCGCGGTCTGCAATGTTCTTGGCAGGGCATCCCATATTAATATCGATACCATCAAAGCCCAGAGCGGCAGAAACGGCGCTCGCAATACGAAAAGCATCCGGGTCACTGCCAAAAAGCTGGGCGGCGATAGGGCGCTCAATAGGGTCGTAGAGGAAATCTACTAGCAGCCGTTCGGCACCTGCCCTAATGCCTTCGGCTGCGGTAAACTCCGTCATAATAATGTGTGGCTTCCCATACTTGGCCACGACAAAACGGTAGGCGGCGTCGGTGACGCCGTCCATGGGGGAGAGGCCAAAGATGGGACGGGGCAATGATTGCCAAAAACCAGTTTCCATTGGGGACAAGCTGCTGACGGTATATACTAATGAGAAGACGCAGGTAAAAGCTCACTATGGCTGACGAACCAACCAAGACCCCTGTTGCCGCTCCAGAACCATCCAACGCTACCGTAGACCGCCTCGTGCGGGCCGTGAATATGGCCTACAGCAGTCCGGGACGGCTCATGTGGCGCGGATTTTTATATGGGCTCATGACGGCTTTGGGAGCCACTATAGGAACAGCACTCTTTTTTACCATTCTTATCTGGTTCTTTCAACGCTTAGGGGGTATCGAGCTATTGAGGCCAGGTATTGAGAGCATCCAAGAAATCATTATTCCTGAGGAATTGCGCACATCTACTTCAAAAGACTCAGCCTCCGTTGAGGAGTTCCTGAAAAAGTACGACGCAACCAATACCCGATGAGTCAGACAATAATAATCTTTGGTGGGTCTGGCCACCTGGCCTTAACCCGCCTCATCCCTTCATTGGCCCGCTCTGAGCGCCTCCATAAGGCACGTGTCTTGTCTGTGGGAAGGACGCCATATACTACTGAGCAGTACAAGGCCAAGCTTCAGCGTGCTGCCGATGTCCCTGAAAGCCAATGGGAAACCCTTTTGGGTTCGTTGCAGTATGTAGAAGCTGACCATGCCGACCCAAATGGTTACAGCCATGTGGCTGAACTTGCGGGTGACGGTAGTCGGATCATTTACTGCGCCGTTCCACCCCAGGCCACCGAGCATGTCATTACTGCCATGGTGAATGCCGGGCTCCATAAGCGGGAAGATGGCCCCGTCCGTCTCATCCTGGAGAAACCGTTTGGTATGGATGGGAAGAGTGCCGCCTCCCTCATGCGCCAGCTCCACAAAGACCTGGACCCGGAAGATGTGTACCCTATTGACCACTACTTGGCTAAGGACACCGTCGCCAACCTCCTCACCTTCCGTTTTGCCAACGCGCTTTTTGAGCCGGTATGGAGCAAGGAGTATATCCGCGAAGTGCAGATAACCGCCGCTGAAACAGCAGGAGTAGAAGGGCGCCTCAGTGCGTATGTAGGGATTGGTGCTACACGCGACTTGTTGCAAAACCACTTACTTCAGCTCCTTGCCCTTTTA from Verrucomicrobiia bacterium harbors:
- a CDS encoding VTT domain-containing protein produces the protein MEFLTDAITEFLKSSSAVIAYVALFGIVFAESGVLIGFFLPGDSLLITLGFLASQELFNLPLLLITMTIAAITGDSVGYAFGRRVGPNLFNKPDSKFFKKSNLQRAHNFYTKYGARTIVLARFVPFARTFAPILAGMSNMRYRTFLTYNIVGGVGWVFSVTLLGYFLGKVIPNLDHYILYIIGAILVLSAIPAVLEYRSHKKHQAKEASEKD
- a CDS encoding tRNA-dihydrouridine synthase, translated to METGFWQSLPRPIFGLSPMDGVTDAAYRFVVAKYGKPHIIMTEFTAAEGIRAGAERLLVDFLYDPIERPIAAQLFGSDPDAFRIASAVSAALGFDGIDINMGCPAKNIADRGAGASLILDPPRAKAIIRSTREGIRQWAEGASLLEIGVPENIAQAVEVRRASLGLSSGDRRILPVSVKTRVGVTDIVIEEWVRHLLEEEPAAITIHGRTLKQLYTGLADWDAIARAAAIIHTTDTLALGNGDVQSLEDAEERVKQYGVDGILVGRATYGNPWLFTGYEASFEEKMAVALEHAHYLDKVMEGKAFIRMRKHLMDYTKGFEGARELRQRLMKITTLTEVEEILLH
- a CDS encoding DUF5665 domain-containing protein, which translates into the protein MADEPTKTPVAAPEPSNATVDRLVRAVNMAYSSPGRLMWRGFLYGLMTALGATIGTALFFTILIWFFQRLGGIELLRPGIESIQEIIIPEELRTSTSKDSASVEEFLKKYDATNTR